TTTTCATTAATTAATACATATATTTTTTTATTATTTACAATGCCATTAAAATCTAGCAAAACATCATTAGTCATTACAACACAACCCTTAGTCTTATAAGCATCATATCTTACATCGCCTTCAAGTGGAAAACCATGAATCCAAATTCCAGAGCCTGTTTTTTTACGAACTTTATCATATAAATTAGGATAGTTTAAAACAAAAGCATAAGGTCCATAATAATTATCAGGTGGAACCATTTTGTTTAAAACTTGATAAGCTCCAATAGGGGTTTTTAAGTCCCCTTCTCTTTCTTTATTACCCATAAGACCTGTTATTACGCTTTGCTCGAATTTAGGTGTTAATTTGTTGTTTTTTTCTTCAAATAAAACTAATTTTTGTTTATCTTTATCAACTACTACCACCATAGCATCATCGCTATAGTATCCATATTTTAAATCAAGTCCTTGCAATTGAGTTTGCCAAAACTTAACATCACTAAGTCCAGCTTCAAGCTTATTTTCAACTGCACCTATGCCATCTTTTAAATAAATTTGTAATAAATTGTCTGAATATAAATAAATTGATAATAATAAAATTATGATTTTTTTCACTATTAGCTCCTATAAAAGTTAAGGACTAATTATAAAAAGTAATTTTAAAGCTAAGTTAATACCAAAAATGTTTTTTTGATTATTGCTTTCATTAAGAAAAATTTATTTATAATCCTTATCGTTTTTATTAAAAAGGAGAATTCAATGAAAAAGATATTATTAGCGTTAAGTTTATGTGCAAGTTTATTTGCAAACAACATAGAAATAAGTGAGCCTTATGTTAAAATTACCCCACCAAATGCAAAAAATTCAGCTATTTTTATGAGTATTAAAAACAACTCAAATGAAGATATAAAATTAGTTGATGCTAAATGTGATTTTGCAAAAAATACAGAAATCCACACTCATATTCACGAAGATGGTATGATGAAAATGATTAGAATACAAGACGCAACAATCAAGGCAAATGATACTTTAGAACTAAAACCAAAAAGCTATCATATTATGCTAATGGATATTAAAGATAGCATTAAAGAAGATACTAAACTTAATTTAGAACTAAGCTTTAGTAATGGCGAAAAAGTTGAATTAAAAGACATTCCAGCAAAATCAATAATTCACGCTCATTAATGAAAAAATTAATATTTTTATTAGTAATAATTGCTATTTTTGCAAGTTTGTTTTATTTTTATCCAAATTCTAAAAAAAGGGAGTTAATCACTACATTAACTCCACTTAGTTGCGATTTAAATGTAAGTGAGTGTGAAGTAGATTATAATGGTAAAAAAATCATATTTGATTTAAGTCCAAAACCGCTAAAAACCTTAGAAGAAACAAAAGTAATTATTAAAAATTTAGAAGATTTTCCCAAATTAAATGCAAGACTTTATGGGCTTAATATGTATATGGGAGATATTGTAGGAGAATTTGAAAAGATTGATAATGCTTATATTGCAGATATTGTTTTTAGTGCTTGTACTGAAAATACTATGAGATATAGATTAGAATTATTTAATGATAATAAAAGCCTTGATTTATCTATAGATTTTGATGTTAGGAGATAGTATGAAAAAGCTAATTATTTTTATTTTTTTAGGATTAATCTTAACTGCTTGTTTTAATAATAAATATGATTTTAATTTAAAAGGAGCAGGTGATAAAACTTATACCCTTAAAGATTTTAAAGGAGATAATTTATTAATTTACTTTGGCTACACATTGTGTGCTGATATATGCCCTACTTCTTTAGCTATTGCCACTAAAGCTTTAAATGAATTAAATAGAAATGATATAAAAATATTATTTATTAGTCTTGACCCTAAAAGAGATACGGCAAATGATATAAATGAATATGTGCAATATTTTTATAAAAACTCACTAGGACTTGTGCCTAGCGAAGATGAGCTTAAAAGAATTTCAAAAAACTATGGGGTAAAATATGAGTATATTTATCAAGATAGTGCTGCTGAATACACCGTAGCCCATAGCTCAAGTTTTTATATAATTGATAAAGATGGTAATTTCAAAGGAGAAATAAGCAATTTAACAAATGCGAATGTTAAGAAAAAAATTAGCGAATTTTTAGGTAATAATTAACTATTTACTTTTACAATTCGGTTTTTAAATATATAAAGGAGAAATAATGGCTACTAAAAAAACTAGCGAAAAAGAAACAAAGCAAACAGCTAAAAAAACTACTGCTAAAAAAGAAACGGCTAAAAAAGAAGTAAGTAAAAAAGAAACTTCTAAAGAAGTAGCAAAAAAACCAACTGCAACAAAAGCTGAAAAAGTAGAAAAAGAAGTAGTTGAAGATAAAGCTGTTAAATCTAAATCAAAGGAAACTACATTGTCTAACGAAGTAAGTAAAGTTGAAGAATTACAAAATGAAATTGAAAAATTAAAAGCTGAACTTGGTATTATGAAACAATTCAACAATAATCGTGATAAAAACTCAAGCGATAAAATCTTTATGGAACTTGAAAAATTAAAAGAGATTATTTATGGTTTAGAAGATAGAATTGAAGAGCTTGAATATCAAGTAAGCGAAAAAGACGATTATTAATATTCATTCCGTTTTTCGGAATGAATTAAACTTATGCTATTTACATTTATTCTTTCATTAATTAGTTTTGTTGTTTTAATTATTTTTAAAGGTATTGATTTTACTTATTTAAATTCTTTATATGATTTTATAAGTTTTAAGACACTTGCCCTACTTTCTATGTTTATAGCTGTTAATAAATCCTTAGAATTAATAGGAGCATTTAAGCTACTTGCCTTTTATGTATTAAACAAAATTACCAAATTAAAAACCATAGCAATTTTACTAATACTAATATGTTTTTTTAGCTCTATGTTGGTTACTAATGATGTAGCGTTGCTTTGTTTTGTGCCTTTTAGTATTTATTTATTAAAAGAATTAAAAGCGAAAAAATTTACTATGCAAATCATAATATTACAAACAATAGCAGCAAATCTTGGCTCAATGCTAACCCCATTTGGAAATCCACAAAATTTATTTATATTCACATATTTTCATTTAGATTTTTTAAGCTTTTTTAAAAGCACTTATATTTACTGCTTTATATCTTTAATATTATTATTTATTTTTACCATAAATATTAAAAACAAAAACATAAAACTAAAAAATCTTATAAAAACTCAAATAAATCAAAAATTATTTATCCAAAACCTAGCATTATTTTTCATATCAATTTTATGTGTTAGTGAAATTTTAAATATATTTTTAGGCTTTTTTATAGTTTTTATAAGCTTATTTATTGGCAATAAAAACGCAATTTTTAAAGCTGATTTTTCTCTTATTATAATTTTTATAAATCTTTTTATATTTGTAAAAAATATAAGTTATTTTATAAGTATTAAAGAATTTGATATTTTTTATCTAAGTATATTTTTATCTTGGATTATTAGTAATGTTCCTGCTTGTGTGTTTTTAGCTAGTTTTACAAATGATTATAAAGAATTATTATTAGGGGTAAATATTGGCTCATTAGGGACTTTAATAGCTTCTATGGCGAGTTTAATTTCTTATAAATACTATATTAATTCTTATAAAAATAAAGCTTTTAAATACATAATCAATTTTACTTGGATAAATATTGTATTTTTAATAATTTTAGTAGTTTTTAAAGAATTATCCCGAATTTAATCGGGATAAAATTATTTCGTATTAAATATAAATTCCTTATCAAAATCAACTTCTACAAAAGATTTCAAATTCCCTTGTAAAATAAGCTCACTAAGTCTTGAATCAATTTCTTGATATATAGTTCTTTTTAAGGCTCTAGCACCATATTCATCACTATATCCTAGATTTAAAATTTCTAATCTTGCATTCTCACTAATACTAAAGCCAATTCCAAGTTCAGCTAATTTATTGCTAGTATTTTTAAGTAAAATATCAACAATTTGTAAGCATAAATCTTTATTTAAAGCATTAAATCCTACTATTTCATCAAGCCTATTTACAAATTCAGGTTTAAAGTATTTTAATAATTCTTTATTTATTAATTCATTTCTTTCTTTTTCATTTTTAATATCTACAAACTTAGCTGCTCCAATATTACTTGTAAATATTATTAAAGTGTTTTTAAAATCAACCCTAAAGCCTTTGTTATCACTCAAAGCTCCTTCATCTAACATATTTAAAAATATATTAAATATCTCAGGATGAGCTTTTTCTATCTCATCAAAAAGTAGCACCGAATAAGGTCTATTTTTAACAGCTTCTGTTAATTGTCCGCCTTCATCACTTCCTACATAACCAACCGCAGAACCTATTAAATTGCTTACTCTATAACTTTCAGCATATTCATTCATATCAAAACGAATTAAAGCCTTTTCATCATCAAAAAGCTCTTTTGCAATTGCTTTTGCTAATTCAGTTTTACCAACTCCTGTAGGCCCTAAGAATAAAAAGCTTCCTATAGGACGATTGCTATCACTAAGCCCTGCTTTATTTGCCCTTACTGCACGAGCTAGAGCTTTTATAGCTTTATCTTGTCCTACCACACGAGTTTGTAAATTATTTTCAAGATTTAAGTATTTTTCACTCTCATTGCTTAGTAATTTACTAACCTTTATTCCTGTCATTTTTGCTAAAATTAATGCGACTTGTTCATCATCAACTTCGTTTTTAAGTAAAGTTCCGCTTTGTTTTAACTCTTGCCAATTTGCCTTAGCATTCTCAAGCTCATTTTTAACTTGTGGGATTTTTCCGTATTCAATCTCTCCTGCTTTTTGATAATCTCCTTTATTTTTTGCAATATTTGCTTCATTTTGCAAATTATTAATCTCGTTCATTTTCTTTGAAATTTCAGCAAATACTCTTTGCTCGTTTTCAAATTTCATTCTTAATTTTCTTTCTTCTTCGCTAAATTCACTTAATTCATTTTCAATTTCTTTTAATCTTTCTTTATTTTTTTCTTCGCCTTCCATTAATAAAGCTTCTTTTTCAACTCTTAATCTAACGATATTATTTTTTACATTTCTTAAAGCACTTGGCTCACTTTCAATTTGCATTTTAAGTTCAGCCGCAGCTTCATCTATTAAATCTATTGCTTTATCAGGCAAAAATCTTCCTTGAATATAACGATTACTAAGCTTAACAGCAGCTACTAAAGCTTTATCATTAATACTTACATTATGATGAGCGCTTAATCTTTCTTTAAGACCCCTAAGCATTGCTATTGCATCATTTACGCTTGGTTCATTCACAATTATGCTTTGAAATCTTCTTTGCATTGCAGCATCTTTTTCAAAATATTTTTTATATTCTTTTAAAGTGGTTGCACCAATGGTTTTAAACTCGCCCCTACTTAAAGCAGGTTTAAGTATATTAGCAGCATCCATACTTCCTTCACTTGCACCTGCACCTAATATTGTATGAATTTCATCAATAAAAATTATGATATTAGGATTTGCTTTTACACTTTCAATTATATTTTTAAGTCTTTCTTCAAATTCCCCGCGGTATTTTGCTCCTGCAACAAGTGCTGCTAAATCAAGACTTAATATTTGTTTATTAGCTAAAGAGCTTGGCACTTGTTTATTAGCAATTGCTTGAGCTAGAGCTTCTACTATAGCTGTTTTACCAACTCCTGGCTCACCTAATAAAATAGGATTATTTTTGCTTTTTCTAATTAAGATTTGCATAAGCCTTTCTAATTCATTATCTCTTCCTGTAATTGGGTCAAGTTTGCCTGATTTTGCTAATTCAACTAGATTTGTGGTGTATTTTTCTAATTCTTTATTACTTATGTCATCTTGCTCTTTGTCACTAATTTTTCTATCACCTCTTAAAGCATTTAATTCGCTTTTTAATACAAGTAAATCTAAATAATCTTTTAATAACTCACAAATTCCACCCTTATCACACTCACTAATTATCCACATATCAGTGCTTAAGTAGCTATCACCTTTACTTAAAGCAAATCCAATAGCCTTTTCAAGTGAAGTTAAAAGCGCATTGCTAGGTTTTACATTATTAGCATTTACTCCATCGCTTTTTACTAAATTATCAGCCTTGCTTTTTAGCATTAGTGAAATTGCAGTTTTATCTATTGATAATTTATTAAATACTTGATTAAGAATAGAGCTTGAATCATTAGCAATAGCCCATAAAATATGAAATGGTTCTATATTTGGATTTTTATTAAATACACATAAGCTTACTGCTTGACTTAAAGTTTCATTAAATTGATTTGTTAATTTATCTTGAATATTCATATTATCTCCTTTAATTGATATGGTTCGCATTATATTACTTTAGTCTATTATTGTCAAGTATAAAATTAAATTTATCACTTAAATATATTAAGTGCTAAGTTTTTTATTTAAAAATACACATAATTGCTTACTTGTATTTAAAAAATTGCGTTAAAATCACAGCTTTAATCTTAAATCTTATTGGAGCTATCGTGAATTTTAATAAAAAGATATTTTTGTGTGTTGCACTTGGAATTTCGTTGTTTGCAAAAACTGATGAAGAAGCTGAAAGACAAGCATTTTCAAAGCTTATTAAAACTTTTAGAATGATTGAAGCAAATTATGTTGATGAAATCAGTATAGAGCAACTTGTGGATAAATCTTTAGAAGGATTATTGAGTAATCTTGACGCACATTCAGCATTTTTAAATGAAAAGAATTTCAAATCTTTACAAGAAAGCACAAACGGAGAATTTGGCGGTCTTGGAATGACTTTATCAATTAAAGATAATGCAATAACCGTTATTGCACCAATTGAAGGAACACCTGCTGATAAAATTGGTATAAAATCAGGCGATGTTATTTTAAAAATTGAAAATGAAAGCACGATAGGAATGAATCTTGATGACGCAGTTTCTAAAATGCGTGGCAAACCAAATACTAAGATTAATATTACAATATATAGAAAAGGCGAGAAAAAGCCACTAGATTTTACGATAACAAGAGATATTATAAAAGTTGAAAGCGTTTATACTAAAAAAATAGAAAATACAGACTTTTTATACATTAGAATTACAAGTTTTGATAGAAATGTTGTAAGTAAAGTAAAAGACGCATTAGCTATTAATAAGGATATTAAAGGGATAGTAATTGATTTAAGAAACAATCCAGGTGGTTTATTAAATCAAGCTACAGATTTATTGAATTTATTTATTGATAAAGGTATTTTAGTATCTCAAAAAGGAAGAGATGAAAGTGCTAAAATAGATACTTTAGCAATTAAAGGTGCTGCAATAAATACAAAAATACCTATTAGTATAATTGTAAATGGTGGAAGTGCAAGTGCAAGCGAAATCGTAAGTGGAGCTATGCAAGATAGAAAAAGAGCGATTATTGTTGGTGAGAAGACTTTTGGCAAAGGAAGTGTTCAAATGATTAGAGAAATCAATGATAAAGAAGGTATAAAACTAACAATTGCAAAATACTATCTACCAAGTGGAAGAACAATTCAAGCAGTAGGAGTTACTCCTGATATTATTGCGTATCCTGGTAAGGTAAATACTGAAGATAGTGGCTTTAGTATAAAAGAAAGCGAACTTAAAAAGCACCTAGAAAATGAATTAGAAAAAATTGATGGTAAAAAAGAAAACAAAACCGATAAAAATACACTAACTCAAGAGCAAATCAATGAAGATTCTCAATTAAAATCAGCAATTGATGCTTTAAAAATCTTAGTAATTAAAGGAAATTAATGAAGAAAATAATCTTTTTGATATTTGCTAGTATTTTATTTGCAGCTCCATCAAAAGAATTAAGTGTAATGGACGCTCAAGTTTATACAAACCTTAATCAAAATAATGAAGATGCAAATAGTTTTACTAGCGATATTAAAGAAGAATTTAATGATAAAGTAGAACTTGCTATTAATGCTAATTTTTCAAAAAATTCTGTAAAAACTAAAGAAGTTTTTTATATAGATATAACAATTAATTCTAATTACAAAACAAATTTTACTCCGCAAATTAATTTTGAAAAAAGCATTGATATGCAACAATTAAATAAAGATATTAAATTTAATAGCGAAAATGGAATTTATACTACTCGTGTTTATTTTCAAGCAAATACAGCAAATGCTAAACTAAACTCAATTGATGCTAAGTTATTTAGAAATACTCAAGAAGTAGGAAATGCTAAAATCAGCCTAGATAATTTAAAAATTGAAGAATTAAAATTTAATAAAGATTATGTAGAGTTAGTTGCAAGTGATTTAAAAATTACGAATTTAAAATGCACTGAATATGATGAAACTAGCGTTATATGTGGAATGGACGCAAAAGCAAATAACACTAATTTTAATAATTTTTCTTTAAAAACTGCAAAATCGCAAAGCATTACAAATGTCGGAAAAGACTATGAAAATGCAAAATGCTCAATTGCTTTAATTTTTCCTAATAATATGAAAAATTTCTCTTTTTCATATTATGACCCATTAGAAAATAAATTCATAGAATATTCTAATAAAATCATAGTAGAATCTGAAGAAATAAGCACTCAAACAGACTTAAATCCAATAACAAAAGAAATTAATTTTTATTTACAAATTGGAAGCTTAATCTTAGCTGTAATTTGTCTCATAATTGTAGTAATTTTTAAAAGGTTTTTTTCTTTAATAGCACTTGCTATAGTTTTTGTGGCTTTTAGCTTTATTGATGGTGGGAATTTTAGTAGTGCTAAATTAAAATCAGGTGCAAGTGTTAGAATTTTACCAACTAATAATTCAACTATTTTTTATAAAAATACTGACATAAAAGAAGTAAAAATCATAACCAAAAAAGACAATTTTGTGAAAATAGCACTTGATGAAAATACAAGTGGTTGGGTAAAAAATGAAGATATTGAATAAAATCTTAAGTATTTTTCTAGCAATAATTAT
This is a stretch of genomic DNA from Campylobacter sp. RM12651. It encodes these proteins:
- a CDS encoding L,D-transpeptidase family protein, whose amino-acid sequence is MKKIIILLLSIYLYSDNLLQIYLKDGIGAVENKLEAGLSDVKFWQTQLQGLDLKYGYYSDDAMVVVVDKDKQKLVLFEEKNNKLTPKFEQSVITGLMGNKEREGDLKTPIGAYQVLNKMVPPDNYYGPYAFVLNYPNLYDKVRKKTGSGIWIHGFPLEGDVRYDAYKTKGCVVMTNDVLLDFNGIVNNKKIYVLINEKGVVSTNADEIALILANLFDWKNAWTNNDYKTYLSYYSDEFIKYDGTKISAFKEQKKAIFSRKQDKTIQFKDINIIPYPNLEQRKIFKITFYENYATSSYTFNGEKVLYIELVNGKMSILTEQ
- a CDS encoding copper chaperone PCu(A)C; the protein is MKKILLALSLCASLFANNIEISEPYVKITPPNAKNSAIFMSIKNNSNEDIKLVDAKCDFAKNTEIHTHIHEDGMMKMIRIQDATIKANDTLELKPKSYHIMLMDIKDSIKEDTKLNLELSFSNGEKVELKDIPAKSIIHAH
- a CDS encoding SCO family protein, giving the protein MKKLIIFIFLGLILTACFNNKYDFNLKGAGDKTYTLKDFKGDNLLIYFGYTLCADICPTSLAIATKALNELNRNDIKILFISLDPKRDTANDINEYVQYFYKNSLGLVPSEDELKRISKNYGVKYEYIYQDSAAEYTVAHSSSFYIIDKDGNFKGEISNLTNANVKKKISEFLGNN
- a CDS encoding SLC13 family permease, yielding MLFTFILSLISFVVLIIFKGIDFTYLNSLYDFISFKTLALLSMFIAVNKSLELIGAFKLLAFYVLNKITKLKTIAILLILICFFSSMLVTNDVALLCFVPFSIYLLKELKAKKFTMQIIILQTIAANLGSMLTPFGNPQNLFIFTYFHLDFLSFFKSTYIYCFISLILLFIFTINIKNKNIKLKNLIKTQINQKLFIQNLALFFISILCVSEILNIFLGFFIVFISLFIGNKNAIFKADFSLIIIFINLFIFVKNISYFISIKEFDIFYLSIFLSWIISNVPACVFLASFTNDYKELLLGVNIGSLGTLIASMASLISYKYYINSYKNKAFKYIINFTWINIVFLIILVVFKELSRI
- a CDS encoding ATP-dependent Clp protease ATP-binding subunit, whose protein sequence is MNIQDKLTNQFNETLSQAVSLCVFNKNPNIEPFHILWAIANDSSSILNQVFNKLSIDKTAISLMLKSKADNLVKSDGVNANNVKPSNALLTSLEKAIGFALSKGDSYLSTDMWIISECDKGGICELLKDYLDLLVLKSELNALRGDRKISDKEQDDISNKELEKYTTNLVELAKSGKLDPITGRDNELERLMQILIRKSKNNPILLGEPGVGKTAIVEALAQAIANKQVPSSLANKQILSLDLAALVAGAKYRGEFEERLKNIIESVKANPNIIIFIDEIHTILGAGASEGSMDAANILKPALSRGEFKTIGATTLKEYKKYFEKDAAMQRRFQSIIVNEPSVNDAIAMLRGLKERLSAHHNVSINDKALVAAVKLSNRYIQGRFLPDKAIDLIDEAAAELKMQIESEPSALRNVKNNIVRLRVEKEALLMEGEEKNKERLKEIENELSEFSEEERKLRMKFENEQRVFAEISKKMNEINNLQNEANIAKNKGDYQKAGEIEYGKIPQVKNELENAKANWQELKQSGTLLKNEVDDEQVALILAKMTGIKVSKLLSNESEKYLNLENNLQTRVVGQDKAIKALARAVRANKAGLSDSNRPIGSFLFLGPTGVGKTELAKAIAKELFDDEKALIRFDMNEYAESYRVSNLIGSAVGYVGSDEGGQLTEAVKNRPYSVLLFDEIEKAHPEIFNIFLNMLDEGALSDNKGFRVDFKNTLIIFTSNIGAAKFVDIKNEKERNELINKELLKYFKPEFVNRLDEIVGFNALNKDLCLQIVDILLKNTSNKLAELGIGFSISENARLEILNLGYSDEYGARALKRTIYQEIDSRLSELILQGNLKSFVEVDFDKEFIFNTK
- a CDS encoding S41 family peptidase, with protein sequence MNFNKKIFLCVALGISLFAKTDEEAERQAFSKLIKTFRMIEANYVDEISIEQLVDKSLEGLLSNLDAHSAFLNEKNFKSLQESTNGEFGGLGMTLSIKDNAITVIAPIEGTPADKIGIKSGDVILKIENESTIGMNLDDAVSKMRGKPNTKINITIYRKGEKKPLDFTITRDIIKVESVYTKKIENTDFLYIRITSFDRNVVSKVKDALAINKDIKGIVIDLRNNPGGLLNQATDLLNLFIDKGILVSQKGRDESAKIDTLAIKGAAINTKIPISIIVNGGSASASEIVSGAMQDRKRAIIVGEKTFGKGSVQMIREINDKEGIKLTIAKYYLPSGRTIQAVGVTPDIIAYPGKVNTEDSGFSIKESELKKHLENELEKIDGKKENKTDKNTLTQEQINEDSQLKSAIDALKILVIKGN